From Streptomyces sp. NBC_00683, one genomic window encodes:
- a CDS encoding ABC transporter ATP-binding protein — translation MATHTGGLTEVLPGTEGERPAVRTTGLVRRFGDRVVLKDLDLTVAPGEFTALLGRSGSGKSTLLRAVARLDHTVEGSGELLVPERVSLSFQDSRLLPWLRVLDNVILGLRGPKARERGLTALAEVGLEGRDRSWPHELSGGEQQRAALARALVRDPELLLADEPFGALDALTRIKMHGLLRELYERHRPAVLLVTHDVDEAVELAERVLVLEDGRISVDLRIDLPSPRSRRDPRFQEYRDTLLGALGVAQPQLTN, via the coding sequence ATGGCGACGCACACTGGCGGGCTGACGGAGGTCCTGCCCGGCACCGAGGGCGAGCGGCCCGCGGTACGCACGACCGGGCTGGTACGCAGGTTCGGCGACCGGGTCGTCCTGAAGGACCTCGATCTGACCGTGGCGCCGGGGGAGTTCACCGCGCTCCTCGGCCGCAGCGGCTCCGGCAAGTCCACTCTGCTCCGGGCCGTGGCCCGCCTCGACCACACGGTCGAGGGATCCGGTGAGCTCCTCGTACCCGAGCGGGTGTCCCTCTCCTTCCAGGACTCCCGCCTGCTGCCCTGGCTGCGCGTGCTCGACAACGTCATCCTCGGTCTGCGCGGCCCGAAGGCCCGTGAGCGGGGCCTGACCGCGCTGGCCGAGGTCGGCCTCGAAGGCCGCGACCGCTCCTGGCCCCACGAGCTGTCCGGCGGCGAACAGCAGCGCGCGGCCCTGGCCCGGGCCCTGGTCCGCGACCCCGAACTCCTCCTGGCCGACGAGCCGTTCGGAGCACTGGACGCGCTGACACGGATCAAGATGCACGGCCTGCTGCGCGAACTGTACGAACGCCACCGCCCCGCCGTCCTCCTGGTGACCCACGACGTCGACGAGGCCGTCGAACTGGCCGAGCGCGTGCTGGTGCTCGAGGACGGCCGGATCTCGGTGGACCTCAGGATCGACCTGCCGTCCCCGCGCTCCCGTCGCGACCCGCGCTTCCAGGAGTACCGCGACACGCTGCTCGGCGCCCTCGGCGTGGCGCAGCCCCAGCTCACGAACTGA